One window of the Syntrophorhabdaceae bacterium genome contains the following:
- a CDS encoding nitrous oxide reductase accessory protein NosL, which produces MKKVSLFLLSFVFLAATSGWGLEKGPAGPGPKTKCPVCGMFVAKYTDFLAKVTFKDSSSDYFDGSKDMFRYLLNLKKYSPRKEQADIGNLQVTDYYSLTLIDGLKAFYVFGSDVYGPMGKELIPFEKEAEARAFMKDHQGKRVLRFQEVSNTLLGSLD; this is translated from the coding sequence TTGAAAAAGGTTTCTCTCTTTCTTCTTTCATTCGTCTTTCTGGCAGCGACATCAGGATGGGGCCTTGAAAAAGGCCCTGCCGGGCCGGGACCGAAAACCAAGTGCCCCGTCTGCGGCATGTTCGTGGCGAAATATACCGATTTCCTGGCCAAGGTTACATTCAAAGACAGTTCGTCCGACTATTTTGACGGTTCGAAGGACATGTTCCGATACCTCCTCAATCTGAAAAAGTATAGTCCCAGGAAAGAACAGGCCGATATCGGCAACCTACAGGTGACCGACTATTACAGCCTCACCCTCATCGACGGATTGAAAGCGTTCTATGTATTCGGCAGCGACGTCTACGGCCCCATGGGAAAGGAGCTTATCCCCTTTGAAAAGGAGGCGGAGGCACGGGCATTCATGAAAGACCACCAGGGAAAGAGGGTGCTAAGGTTCCAGGAAGTCAGCAACACTCTCCTGGGGTCCCTCGATTGA
- a CDS encoding nitrous oxide reductase accessory protein NosL, translating to MGKRKSILWMGVAGAMVFCLAGILFAWTDVEKHKSCGYCGMDREKFAQSRMLVVYSDGAEMPLCSLHCAAVDLAVSLDKTPKAIQVADFGTKELINSEQAFWVVGGSTQGVMTKRAKWAFSDKPKAEAFAKETGGQITTFDDAIKAAYEDMYADTKMIREKRRMAKMKLSMEKGHGH from the coding sequence ATGGGAAAGAGGAAGAGTATACTGTGGATGGGTGTGGCGGGGGCCATGGTTTTTTGCCTGGCCGGTATTCTTTTCGCATGGACCGACGTGGAGAAACATAAATCGTGCGGCTATTGCGGCATGGACCGGGAGAAATTCGCCCAGAGCAGAATGCTCGTAGTCTACAGCGACGGGGCCGAGATGCCCCTGTGCAGCCTCCATTGCGCTGCCGTAGACCTTGCGGTAAGTCTCGACAAAACCCCGAAAGCGATTCAGGTCGCAGATTTCGGGACAAAGGAGCTGATCAATTCCGAACAGGCCTTCTGGGTCGTGGGCGGCAGCACCCAGGGGGTAATGACCAAAAGGGCGAAGTGGGCATTCTCCGACAAGCCGAAGGCGGAGGCATTCGCAAAGGAGACGGGGGGGCAGATCACGACCTTTGACGATGCCATAAAAGCGGCATACGAGGATATGTACGCCGATACCAAGATGATACGGGAAAAGCGGCGGATGGCGAAAATGAAACTCTCCATGGAAAAAGGACACGGTCATTGA